In Desulfarculaceae bacterium, the following are encoded in one genomic region:
- a CDS encoding FAD-binding protein — translation MQPEARRDLSLAAGAENFSDAPEDIVLYAYDASRRAHRPEAVVRGVSTEQIARVMAAATAHKVPVVPRGAGSGLTGGALPMAGGVVLNLAHMNRIIKIDPADQVAVVEPGVVTAELQAAAEAQGMFYPPDPASVDFCTIGGNAAENAGGLRAVKYGVTRDYVLALCAVLPTGQVFRTGKATMKSVVGYDLTRLIVGSEGTLAVITELTLRLLPKPETKATVSALFGELEQGAEAVQAVLRSGILPTALEFIDRTSLMAVDAYIGLGLPEGTEAMVLIDVDGAPEVVPRQAQRLAQVLTESGGQEVKVALDPSQAAELWRARRAMGPAVFHLAPSKYNEDVAVPLGRLAEVLRAIEEIGQRRGLPIPTFGHAGDGNLHVNVMFDAKQPDQLAAANEAVSDVFAKVLSVGGTLSGEHGVGISKLGYVGAEIDPVALGMMHGIKKLFDPAGILNPHKAIPDPEMLA, via the coding sequence ATGCAGCCCGAAGCCCGCCGCGATCTGTCCCTCGCCGCCGGCGCGGAAAATTTCAGCGACGCCCCCGAGGACATAGTGCTCTATGCCTATGACGCCAGCCGCCGGGCCCACCGCCCCGAGGCGGTGGTGCGCGGAGTGAGCACCGAGCAGATCGCCCGGGTCATGGCCGCGGCCACGGCCCACAAGGTGCCGGTGGTTCCCCGGGGCGCGGGCAGCGGGCTCACCGGCGGGGCCCTGCCCATGGCGGGCGGGGTGGTGCTCAACCTGGCCCACATGAACCGCATCATCAAGATAGACCCGGCCGACCAGGTGGCCGTGGTAGAGCCCGGGGTGGTCACCGCCGAGCTGCAAGCCGCCGCCGAGGCCCAGGGCATGTTCTATCCCCCGGACCCGGCCAGCGTGGACTTCTGCACCATCGGCGGCAACGCGGCCGAGAACGCGGGCGGCCTGCGCGCGGTGAAGTACGGCGTCACCCGCGACTACGTGCTGGCCCTGTGCGCGGTGTTGCCCACCGGCCAGGTCTTCCGCACCGGCAAGGCCACCATGAAATCGGTGGTGGGCTACGACCTCACCCGGCTCATCGTGGGTTCCGAAGGCACCCTGGCGGTGATCACCGAGTTGACCCTGCGCCTTTTGCCCAAGCCCGAAACCAAAGCCACGGTGAGCGCCCTGTTCGGCGAGCTGGAGCAGGGGGCCGAGGCGGTGCAGGCGGTGCTGCGCTCGGGCATCCTGCCCACCGCCCTGGAGTTCATCGACCGCACCAGCCTCATGGCCGTGGACGCCTACATCGGCCTGGGCCTGCCCGAAGGCACCGAGGCCATGGTGCTCATCGACGTGGACGGCGCTCCCGAGGTGGTGCCCCGCCAGGCACAGCGCCTGGCCCAGGTGCTCACCGAGAGCGGCGGCCAGGAGGTCAAGGTAGCCCTGGACCCCTCCCAGGCCGCCGAGCTGTGGCGGGCCCGCCGGGCCATGGGACCGGCCGTGTTCCACCTGGCCCCCAGCAAGTACAACGAGGACGTGGCCGTGCCCCTGGGCCGTTTGGCCGAGGTGCTCCGCGCCATCGAGGAGATCGGCCAGCGCCGGGGCCTGCCCATACCCACCTTCGGCCACGCCGGGGACGGCAACCTGCATGTCAACGTGATGTTCGACGCCAAGCAGCCCGACCAGCTGGCCGCGGCCAACGAGGCGGTGAGCGACGTCTTCGCCAAGGTGCTCTCCGTGGGCGGCACCCTCAGCGGCGAGCACGGGGTGGGCATCAGCAAGCTGGGTTACGTGGGCGCGGAGATCGACCCCGTGGCCCTGGGGATGATGCACGGCATCAAGAAGCTCTTCGACCCGGCGGGCATATTGAACCCCCACAAGGCCATCCCCGACCCGGAGATGCTGGCTTGA
- a CDS encoding serine hydroxymethyltransferase: MDHLRATDPEIAQLIEQEKERQASVLRMIPSENYASEAVLAATGSVLANKYSEGYPAKRYYQGQENIDGVELLAISRAKELFKAEHANVQPYSGSPANMAVYLALMGKGGRVLGMDLAAGGHLTHGAKASFSGIFYESAAYGLSKETGRIDFAAARKAAQEFKPQIIFCGASSYPRVIDFAAFAEIAAEVGAKLVADVSHFSGLCLSGDHPAPFPHVDVMTSTTHKLLRGPRGGMILCKAELAAAVDKAVFPGIQGGPHNQVTAGIAVALQEASRPEYAQYCHQVVNNAKALAEGLMSRGFELVTGGTDNHLVLIDAGKAGLTGKALANAMEQAGIVANANKIPFDPRSANDPSGLRMGTPALTTRGMGETEMDLIAGLVHQTALNVEDEAALANIRELVADLCAGFPAPGITPGVEC, translated from the coding sequence ATGGACCACCTGCGCGCCACCGACCCGGAAATCGCCCAACTAATCGAACAAGAAAAAGAGCGCCAGGCCTCGGTCTTGCGCATGATCCCCTCTGAAAACTACGCCTCCGAGGCGGTCCTGGCCGCCACGGGCAGCGTCTTGGCCAACAAGTACTCCGAAGGCTACCCGGCCAAGCGCTACTACCAGGGCCAGGAGAACATCGACGGCGTGGAGCTCTTGGCCATTAGCCGGGCCAAGGAGCTCTTCAAGGCCGAGCACGCCAACGTGCAGCCCTACTCGGGCAGCCCGGCCAACATGGCGGTCTACCTGGCCCTGATGGGCAAGGGCGGCCGGGTGCTGGGCATGGACCTGGCGGCCGGAGGCCACCTGACCCACGGGGCCAAGGCCAGCTTCTCGGGCATCTTTTACGAGTCCGCCGCCTACGGCCTGAGCAAGGAGACCGGGCGCATCGACTTCGCCGCCGCCCGCAAGGCGGCCCAGGAGTTCAAGCCCCAGATCATCTTCTGCGGGGCCAGCTCCTATCCCCGGGTCATCGACTTCGCGGCCTTTGCCGAGATCGCGGCCGAGGTGGGGGCCAAGCTGGTGGCCGACGTGAGCCACTTCTCGGGCCTGTGCCTGAGCGGCGACCACCCCGCGCCCTTCCCCCACGTGGACGTGATGACCTCCACCACCCACAAGCTCCTGCGCGGCCCCCGGGGCGGCATGATCCTGTGCAAGGCCGAGCTGGCCGCGGCGGTGGACAAGGCGGTCTTCCCGGGCATCCAGGGCGGGCCTCACAACCAGGTCACCGCGGGCATCGCCGTGGCCCTGCAGGAGGCCTCCCGGCCGGAGTACGCCCAGTATTGCCACCAGGTGGTGAACAACGCCAAGGCCCTGGCCGAGGGCCTGATGAGCCGGGGCTTCGAGCTGGTCACCGGCGGCACGGACAACCATCTGGTCTTGATCGACGCCGGCAAGGCCGGGCTGACCGGCAAGGCTCTTGCAAACGCTATGGAGCAGGCGGGCATCGTGGCCAACGCCAACAAGATCCCCTTTGACCCGCGCTCGGCCAACGACCCCTCCGGGCTGCGCATGGGCACCCCGGCCCTGACCACCCGGGGCATGGGCGAGACGGAAATGGACTTGATTGCCGGGCTGGTACACCAAACCGCGCTCAACGTGGAGGACGAGGCCGCCTTGGCCAACATCCGCGAGCTGGTGGCCGACCTCTGCGCCGGCTTCCCGGCCCCCGGCATCACCCCCGGCGTGGAGTGCTGA
- a CDS encoding SH3 domain-containing protein, which produces MPYPRRLTAATLILALALGLGACCATAPGPGALISLPQDPAGYATALGATGCLVRPAWQKEQAAAYLREYFAVWERAAPKHDRAELLAMGHHLWEKPGVGANLRPLPVGYGQALLKAAHAQAYPSANWQGLTLERCDLRVLPTARPDFGPGAGGGYPFDRLQQTALPAGTPVRVWHQSPRGDWLVAETPLALGWLPARVVGRLSREQATVWQGGPFLAVTRDRAALRDGEGRFVMDGELGWLLPLRGESPKAWRVLIPRARPGGRADLAPAYLPKADGGPFPLPLTPARLAGLAAPLMGQPYAWGGLGGGRDCSSLLRDLLMPFGLWLPRNSSDQGKMGRVVRLEGLSGAAKIAAIRREGVPWLSILYLPGHVMLYLGSPGGQPRVLHDMWGLKTRGPSGEGRRVVGRVVITSLSPGAALPELARPEGLLLPRISALAVLAPPEARCP; this is translated from the coding sequence TTGCCTTACCCGCGCCGTTTGACCGCAGCGACCCTGATTTTGGCCCTGGCCCTGGGCCTGGGGGCCTGCTGCGCCACCGCGCCGGGGCCCGGGGCGCTGATCAGCCTGCCCCAGGACCCGGCGGGCTACGCCACGGCCCTGGGGGCCACGGGCTGTTTGGTGCGGCCCGCCTGGCAAAAGGAGCAGGCGGCGGCCTATCTGCGGGAGTATTTCGCGGTGTGGGAGCGGGCCGCGCCCAAGCACGATCGCGCCGAACTGCTGGCCATGGGCCATCACCTGTGGGAGAAGCCGGGCGTCGGGGCCAACCTGCGGCCCCTGCCCGTGGGCTACGGCCAGGCGCTGCTAAAAGCGGCCCACGCCCAGGCCTACCCCAGCGCGAACTGGCAAGGCCTGACCCTGGAGCGCTGCGATCTGCGGGTGTTGCCCACCGCGCGGCCGGACTTCGGCCCCGGCGCGGGCGGGGGATACCCCTTTGACCGCTTGCAGCAGACCGCCCTGCCCGCCGGGACGCCGGTGCGGGTGTGGCACCAAAGTCCCCGGGGCGACTGGCTGGTGGCCGAGACCCCCCTGGCCCTGGGCTGGCTGCCCGCCAGGGTGGTGGGGCGGCTGAGCCGGGAGCAGGCCACGGTGTGGCAAGGCGGGCCCTTCCTGGCCGTGACCCGCGACCGCGCGGCCCTGCGCGACGGCGAGGGGCGCTTCGTCATGGACGGGGAGCTGGGCTGGCTTTTGCCCCTGCGCGGGGAGAGCCCCAAGGCCTGGCGGGTGCTCATCCCCCGGGCGCGGCCGGGAGGGCGGGCCGACCTGGCCCCGGCCTATTTGCCCAAGGCGGACGGGGGGCCCTTCCCCCTACCCCTGACGCCCGCGCGCCTGGCGGGCCTGGCCGCGCCGCTCATGGGCCAGCCCTACGCCTGGGGCGGGCTGGGCGGCGGGCGCGACTGCTCGTCCCTGCTGCGCGACCTGCTCATGCCCTTTGGCCTGTGGCTGCCGCGCAACTCCTCGGACCAAGGCAAGATGGGCCGGGTGGTTAGGCTGGAAGGCCTGAGCGGCGCGGCCAAGATCGCGGCCATCCGGCGCGAGGGGGTGCCCTGGCTGAGCATCTTATATTTGCCCGGCCACGTGATGCTCTACCTGGGCAGCCCGGGCGGCCAGCCCCGGGTGCTGCACGACATGTGGGGCCTCAAGACGCGGGGGCCCAGCGGCGAGGGCCGCCGGGTGGTGGGGCGGGTGGTGATAACCAGCCTGAGCCCCGGCGCGGCCCTGCCCGAGCTGGCCCGGCCCGAGGGGCTCCTGCTGCCCCGCATCAGCGCCCTGGCGGTTTTGGCCCCGCCCGAGGCCCGCTGTCCCTGA
- a CDS encoding DUF2156 domain-containing protein has product MPSTEYQELDLAAKPVFDRHLHEGPPCISELTFSNLFMWRHHYQPRWREEAGCLLVMVSPEGGPAFGLPPAGGGDFLAASEALCRDLAGMGETPLLQRVGERLALALDEGDRFAIELDRANSDYIYLAQELAELPGRRFHRKKNHFNKFVKTYEFEYRPLEAELITQVLDMQEEWCQLRECTADPGLASEDQAIVEALTHYAHLDYSGGVILIDGKVEAFSLGEPLNPDTAVVHIEKGNPQFDGIYAAINKLFVANAWAGVKYINREQDLGLSGLRQAKESYQPDHMVNKYVVTPNFL; this is encoded by the coding sequence TTGCCCTCAACCGAATACCAGGAGCTGGACCTCGCCGCCAAGCCGGTCTTCGACCGTCATCTGCACGAGGGGCCGCCCTGCATCAGCGAACTGACCTTTTCCAACCTTTTCATGTGGCGCCACCACTACCAGCCCCGCTGGCGGGAGGAGGCCGGCTGCCTGTTGGTGATGGTGTCGCCCGAGGGCGGCCCGGCCTTCGGCCTGCCCCCGGCCGGAGGCGGCGACTTCCTGGCCGCTTCCGAGGCCCTGTGCCGCGACCTGGCCGGGATGGGCGAAACCCCGCTGCTCCAGAGGGTGGGCGAGCGCCTGGCCCTGGCCCTGGACGAGGGCGACCGCTTCGCCATCGAGCTGGACCGGGCCAACAGCGACTACATTTACTTGGCTCAAGAGCTGGCCGAGCTGCCCGGGCGGCGCTTTCACCGCAAAAAGAACCACTTCAACAAGTTCGTCAAGACCTATGAGTTCGAGTACCGCCCCCTGGAGGCCGAGCTGATCACCCAGGTGTTGGACATGCAGGAGGAGTGGTGCCAACTGCGCGAGTGCACCGCCGACCCCGGCCTGGCCAGCGAGGACCAGGCCATCGTGGAGGCCCTGACCCACTACGCCCATCTGGACTACAGCGGCGGGGTCATACTGATAGACGGCAAGGTGGAGGCCTTCAGCCTGGGCGAGCCCCTGAACCCGGACACCGCGGTGGTGCACATCGAAAAAGGCAATCCCCAGTTCGACGGCATCTACGCGGCCATCAATAAGCTCTTCGTGGCCAACGCCTGGGCGGGCGTGAAGTACATCAACCGGGAGCAGGACCTGGGCCTGAGCGGGCTGCGTCAGGCCAAGGAGTCCTATCAGCCGGACCACATGGTCAATAAGTACGTGGTTACGCCGAACTTTCTCTAG
- a CDS encoding C-GCAxxG-C-C family protein — MNPPEPLRKESESAELSRQVAGKAKELFASGRMLCTPAVVTALNHALGGGLDQAVINNLTAGMGNGLGGSGCLCGAVSGGCLSLGLFLGNGKAGGRTAKSVASASKRLHDEFKAQRGSTCCRVLSKKVKHDAKAHMAQCAELTALAAEMAAGAILEARPELAQGADREYLESEVKKKGALSRLVTAVMP, encoded by the coding sequence ATGAACCCACCCGAGCCCCTTAGAAAAGAATCCGAGTCCGCCGAGTTGAGCCGCCAGGTGGCGGGCAAGGCCAAGGAGCTGTTCGCCTCGGGGCGCATGCTCTGCACCCCGGCGGTGGTCACCGCCCTGAACCACGCCCTGGGTGGCGGCCTGGACCAGGCGGTGATCAACAACCTCACCGCCGGGATGGGCAACGGCCTGGGCGGGTCGGGCTGCCTCTGCGGCGCGGTGAGCGGGGGCTGTTTGTCCCTGGGCCTGTTCCTGGGCAACGGCAAGGCCGGAGGACGCACCGCCAAATCGGTGGCCTCGGCCAGCAAGCGCCTGCACGACGAGTTCAAGGCCCAGCGGGGCTCCACCTGCTGCCGGGTGCTCTCCAAGAAGGTGAAGCACGACGCCAAGGCCCACATGGCCCAGTGCGCCGAGCTGACCGCCCTGGCCGCCGAGATGGCCGCCGGGGCCATTCTGGAGGCCCGGCCCGAGCTGGCCCAGGGGGCGGACCGGGAATACCTGGAGAGCGAAGTGAAGAAAAAGGGCGCTTTGTCCCGCCTGGTGACCGCGGTAATGCCATAG
- a CDS encoding SLC13 family permease has translation MTHLALTTDMILVLALIGLAVLLFVTEWVRVDLVGIMMMVLTPFLGLVKPAEAFAGLSSNAVVSIIAVMIIGAGLDRTGLVGMLVKPVVSLSHGKAKRVMVLISATVAGISSIMQNIGAAALFLPAVQRVSRNQMIPISRLLMPIGFAAILGGTTTLVGSSPLILLNDLIKPLGLKPFGLFSVTPVGVCLVAAGIIYFLVLGRWVLPEGQTPPAEELCHLHPQEGRHFEAVVPEELPQSLTAEVMLRRYGVHLVGLIKSGGHEKLMAPDGRSVLYSGDVVALLARREGLETLVRDFGLEVKPELEIFADDLSPQLWGAAEAVVAPRSELEGKTLGQVHFVSKFHLNPLTVFRGKEPREVRLEAMELRAGDSLLMEGPWSRFRILAEKGWLIFCTPVREEPPASGRAAVAGAWLAVSLVLIMVFKVQLGLGLLTGALGMLVCRVIPVSEAYHSIDWRTIFLLAGLMPLGQATLNTGTAAWVAQEALRLLGHLSPLAVLAAVGIMSTAFTLVVSNVGAVVLLVPIAVELALDAGADPRLAALAVGLATSNSFILPTHQVNALYMGPGRYHSTDFMKAGLPLSIVFLVVMLGVLYLLY, from the coding sequence ATGACTCACCTCGCCCTGACCACCGACATGATTCTGGTGCTGGCCCTCATCGGACTGGCCGTGCTTTTGTTCGTCACCGAATGGGTGCGGGTGGACCTGGTGGGCATCATGATGATGGTGCTCACCCCCTTCCTGGGCCTGGTCAAGCCGGCCGAGGCCTTCGCGGGGCTGAGCTCCAACGCGGTGGTGAGCATCATCGCGGTGATGATCATCGGGGCGGGACTGGACCGCACCGGCCTGGTGGGGATGCTGGTCAAGCCGGTGGTGTCGCTGAGTCACGGCAAGGCCAAGCGGGTGATGGTGTTGATCTCGGCCACCGTGGCGGGCATCAGCAGCATCATGCAGAACATCGGGGCGGCGGCGCTGTTTCTGCCCGCGGTGCAGCGCGTCAGCCGCAACCAGATGATCCCCATCTCGCGCCTGTTGATGCCCATCGGCTTCGCGGCCATCCTGGGGGGCACCACCACCCTGGTGGGCTCCAGCCCCCTGATCCTGCTCAACGATCTTATAAAACCCCTGGGGCTCAAGCCCTTCGGCCTGTTCTCGGTGACCCCGGTGGGGGTGTGCCTGGTGGCGGCGGGCATCATCTACTTCTTGGTGCTGGGGCGCTGGGTGTTGCCCGAGGGGCAGACCCCGCCGGCCGAGGAGTTGTGCCATCTGCACCCGCAGGAGGGGCGGCACTTCGAGGCGGTGGTGCCCGAGGAGCTGCCCCAGTCACTCACCGCCGAGGTGATGCTCCGGCGCTACGGGGTGCATTTGGTGGGCCTGATCAAATCCGGGGGCCACGAAAAGCTCATGGCCCCGGACGGGCGCAGCGTGCTCTACTCCGGCGACGTGGTGGCCCTGTTGGCCCGGCGGGAGGGGTTGGAGACCCTGGTGCGCGACTTTGGCCTGGAGGTAAAGCCGGAGCTGGAGATCTTCGCCGACGACCTGAGCCCCCAGCTCTGGGGCGCGGCCGAGGCAGTGGTGGCCCCCCGCTCCGAGCTGGAGGGCAAGACCCTGGGGCAGGTGCACTTCGTCAGCAAGTTCCATCTGAACCCCCTGACCGTGTTCCGGGGCAAGGAGCCCCGCGAGGTGCGCCTGGAGGCCATGGAGCTACGGGCCGGGGACAGCCTGCTCATGGAGGGGCCCTGGAGCCGCTTCCGCATCCTGGCCGAAAAGGGCTGGCTGATCTTCTGCACCCCGGTGCGCGAGGAGCCGCCTGCCTCGGGCCGGGCCGCCGTGGCCGGGGCCTGGCTGGCGGTTTCGCTGGTGCTGATCATGGTCTTCAAGGTGCAGCTGGGCCTGGGGCTGTTGACCGGCGCGCTGGGCATGTTGGTCTGCCGTGTGATCCCGGTGAGCGAGGCCTATCACTCCATCGATTGGCGCACCATCTTTTTGCTGGCCGGGCTGATGCCCCTGGGGCAGGCCACCCTGAACACCGGCACCGCCGCCTGGGTGGCCCAGGAGGCGCTCAGGTTGCTGGGCCACCTCTCGCCCCTGGCCGTGCTGGCCGCGGTGGGGATCATGTCCACCGCCTTTACCCTGGTGGTGAGCAACGTGGGGGCGGTAGTGCTGTTGGTGCCCATCGCGGTGGAGCTGGCCCTGGACGCCGGGGCCGACCCGCGCCTGGCCGCCCTGGCCGTGGGCCTGGCCACCTCCAACTCCTTCATCCTGCCCACCCACCAGGTGAACGCCCTGTACATGGGGCCCGGGCGCTATCACTCCACGGACTTCATGAAAGCGGGGCTGCCGCTGTCCATCGTGTTTCTGGTGGTTATGCTGGGGGTGCTCTACTTGCTGTATTAG
- a CDS encoding GDP-mannose 4,6-dehydratase, with translation MNQLKSQPVKVLITGGAGFIGSHLATHLLSLGQRVEVIDDLSTGSISNLEPLREHPDFSYQIADMRDLPLLAEMVDRAQVIYHLAAAVGVRLIVESPVKTIETNVGCTEAVLKLANKKGKKVIVASTSEVYGKNDQVPFAEDHDLVMGPTSKARWSYACSKAIDEFLALAYHKARGLPVVVVRLFNTVGAGQTGRYGMVLPNFVRQALGGKPITVFGDGTQSRCFSEVGEVVKCLAALAAEPKAVGQVVNVGSTQEISIMGLAELVKELTGSDSPIRLVPYEEAYEEGFEDMPRRVPDVSRLESLVGFTPQMGIAPIVQTVIDHYRKL, from the coding sequence TTGAACCAGCTCAAGTCTCAGCCCGTAAAGGTGCTCATCACCGGCGGGGCCGGTTTCATCGGCTCGCACCTGGCCACCCATCTGCTCTCCCTGGGCCAGCGGGTGGAGGTGATCGACGACCTCTCCACCGGCAGCATCTCCAACCTGGAGCCCCTGCGCGAGCACCCCGACTTCTCCTACCAGATAGCCGACATGCGCGACCTGCCCCTGCTGGCCGAGATGGTGGACCGGGCCCAGGTGATCTATCACCTGGCCGCCGCGGTGGGGGTGCGCCTGATCGTGGAGAGCCCGGTCAAGACCATCGAGACCAACGTGGGCTGCACCGAGGCGGTCCTCAAGCTGGCCAACAAGAAGGGCAAGAAGGTCATCGTGGCCTCCACCAGCGAGGTCTACGGCAAGAACGACCAGGTGCCCTTCGCCGAGGATCACGACCTGGTGATGGGCCCCACCTCCAAGGCCCGCTGGTCCTACGCTTGCAGCAAGGCCATCGACGAATTCCTGGCCCTGGCCTATCACAAGGCGCGGGGCCTGCCGGTGGTGGTAGTGCGCCTGTTCAATACGGTGGGCGCCGGCCAGACCGGGCGCTACGGCATGGTGCTGCCCAACTTCGTGCGCCAGGCCCTGGGGGGCAAACCCATCACCGTGTTCGGCGACGGCACCCAGAGCCGCTGCTTCTCCGAGGTGGGCGAGGTGGTCAAGTGCCTGGCCGCCCTGGCCGCCGAGCCAAAGGCGGTGGGCCAGGTGGTCAACGTGGGCTCCACCCAGGAGATATCCATCATGGGCCTGGCCGAGCTGGTCAAGGAGCTGACCGGCAGCGACTCGCCCATCCGCCTGGTGCCCTACGAGGAGGCCTACGAGGAGGGCTTCGAGGACATGCCCCGCCGGGTGCCCGACGTGAGCCGGCTGGAGAGCCTGGTGGGCTTTACTCCCCAGATGGGCATCGCGCCCATCGTGCAAACGGTGATCGACCATTATCGCAAGCTGTAG